One genomic region from Nitrosopumilus sp. encodes:
- a CDS encoding Ig domain-containing protein — protein sequence MRTQIGILAVFSLFFLMLTPAYAIVTSMTLEKSFYTDEENMKFIGTQNGTEVIFVIIRDGNGNFEGMLSDPTPAEGEFSVIPRPVSNFFKSAGIYNATGFVDSQQESDGFTIKLEYDGDRVFLVPDAILQLNTIPNKTVDVEKTITFTATITDSSIENPVFSLKNAPTGATIDSSTGKFVWTPSKSQGNIQDVIYNFDIIVTHGSQEDKESISITVKKAYEEPVKEPTKPEETPKEPEPTTEPEELGIASFVDETKDPQSYVDRYNNEATYKKWFDDNFSEYESIYQAVGLEEPLQIPASFVDETKDPQSYVDRYNNEATYKKWFDDNFSEYESIYQAVGLEEPKELAPFVDPNLDPQYYVDRYNKETTYKEWFDKTYPDITIYEAVGLDEEEIVEEEFGECGPGTDLVDGICVIIDEPQGGGCLIATAAYGSEMAPQVQLLREIRDNQLMNTQSGASFMSGFNSLYYSFSPHIADLERQSPVFKEMVKIGITPMLSTLSVMSYAESESEVVGYGIGVILMNLGMYVAAPAIIIFKTRKYIKI from the coding sequence GTGAGAACGCAAATAGGAATCTTGGCAGTATTTTCATTATTTTTCCTAATGTTAACTCCAGCTTATGCTATTGTGACTTCAATGACTCTTGAAAAGAGCTTTTACACAGATGAGGAAAACATGAAATTTATCGGAACACAAAACGGCACAGAGGTTATTTTTGTCATAATTCGCGATGGTAATGGAAACTTTGAAGGGATGTTATCTGATCCAACCCCAGCAGAAGGGGAATTTTCAGTAATACCAAGACCAGTATCTAACTTTTTCAAGAGTGCAGGAATTTACAATGCAACAGGGTTTGTAGACTCACAACAAGAATCAGATGGCTTTACAATCAAGTTAGAATATGACGGAGACAGAGTATTTCTAGTTCCAGATGCAATTTTGCAATTAAATACAATTCCGAACAAAACTGTTGATGTAGAAAAAACAATTACATTTACAGCAACTATTACAGATAGTTCAATTGAAAATCCAGTTTTCAGTTTAAAGAATGCACCGACAGGAGCTACAATTGATTCAAGTACCGGAAAATTTGTTTGGACTCCATCAAAATCACAAGGGAACATTCAAGATGTAATTTACAATTTTGATATTATAGTAACACATGGAAGTCAAGAAGATAAAGAATCAATTTCAATCACCGTGAAAAAAGCATATGAAGAACCAGTAAAAGAACCAACAAAACCTGAAGAAACTCCTAAAGAACCTGAACCAACTACAGAACCTGAAGAATTAGGAATTGCATCATTTGTTGATGAGACAAAAGATCCGCAAAGCTATGTTGACAGATACAACAATGAAGCTACATACAAGAAATGGTTTGATGATAACTTTTCAGAGTATGAATCAATTTACCAAGCAGTAGGACTAGAAGAGCCATTACAAATACCAGCATCATTTGTTGATGAGACAAAAGATCCGCAAAGCTATGTTGACAGATACAACAATGAAGCTACATACAAGAAATGGTTTGATGATAACTTTTCAGAGTATGAATCAATTTACCAAGCAGTAGGACTAGAAGAGCCAAAAGAATTAGCACCATTTGTTGATCCAAATCTAGATCCTCAATACTATGTTGATAGATACAATAAAGAAACCACATACAAAGAGTGGTTTGATAAAACATATCCAGACATTACAATTTATGAAGCAGTAGGACTAGACGAGGAAGAAATTGTAGAAGAAGAGTTTGGTGAATGTGGACCTGGCACTGATCTCGTTGATGGAATCTGTGTAATTATAGATGAACCTCAAGGCGGAGGTTGTCTGATAGCTACTGCAGCATACGGCTCAGAGATGGCACCACAAGTACAGCTGTTACGTGAAATCAGAGACAACCAGTTGATGAACACCCAATCAGGGGCCTCATTTATGAGCGGATTTAACTCACTATACTATTCATTCTCTCCACATATTGCAGATTTGGAAAGACAAAGCCCAGTCTTCAAAGAGATGGTAAAGATTGGAATAACGCCAATGCTATCAACTTTATCTGTAATGTCATATGCTGAATCAGAATCAGAAGTGGTAGGATACGGAATTGGTGTGATTTTGATGAATTTGGGAATGTATGTAGCTGCACCAGCAATAATTATTTTCAAAACAAGAAAATACATCAAAATCTAA
- a CDS encoding archease: MSYKFLDHATDAIIEVTAKDLKEAFAVAADAEINLTLDQDKVEEKERKEFTASGKDLRYLLFSWLEEIPFLLITEGFAIKRVEFDIIQNGEYKINAIAFGESLDVKRHNFKVEIKAPTFYDMEIKQNGGVYMKFLLDL; the protein is encoded by the coding sequence TTGAGTTACAAGTTTTTAGATCATGCAACTGATGCGATTATTGAAGTGACCGCAAAGGATCTCAAAGAAGCGTTTGCAGTAGCTGCAGATGCAGAAATCAATCTAACATTAGATCAAGACAAAGTAGAAGAAAAAGAACGCAAAGAGTTTACAGCTAGTGGAAAAGATCTTCGTTATCTCTTGTTTAGTTGGCTTGAAGAGATTCCGTTTCTGTTAATCACAGAAGGTTTTGCAATCAAGAGAGTAGAATTTGACATTATACAAAACGGTGAATACAAAATTAATGCAATAGCATTTGGGGAGTCACTAGATGTCAAAAGGCATAATTTCAAAGTCGAAATCAAGGCACCCACATTTTACGATATGGAAATAAAGCAAAATGGAGGAGTTTACATGAAATTTTTACTTGATTTGTAA
- a CDS encoding VOC family protein: MPRISHFDIPVDNPKRAQKFYSNVFDWKFEKWDGPIDYWMAKTGKEQPGIDGGMSKRMPGQMGMTNTINVPSLDKYVKKITENGGHLIIPKMPILKVGWFAQCTDTEGNMFGIIELDEKAE, translated from the coding sequence ATGCCAAGAATATCTCATTTTGATATTCCAGTAGACAACCCAAAAAGAGCACAAAAATTCTACAGTAATGTCTTTGATTGGAAGTTTGAGAAATGGGATGGTCCAATAGATTATTGGATGGCAAAGACAGGAAAAGAGCAACCAGGAATTGATGGCGGAATGTCAAAAAGAATGCCAGGACAAATGGGCATGACAAATACGATTAATGTTCCATCACTAGACAAATACGTAAAGAAAATCACAGAAAATGGAGGACATTTGATAATCCCCAAAATGCCAATTCTTAAAGTTGGATGGTTTGCCCAGTGTACAGATACTGAAGGTAACATGTTTGGAATAATAGAACTAGATGAGAAAGCAGAGTAA
- a CDS encoding alcohol dehydrogenase catalytic domain-containing protein — protein sequence MKATFFDGKKMNYDENYPDPKPGEALVRVNLAGICGTDLEILSGYMAYNGVLGHEFVGTVEKSANSELIGKRVVGEINAGCNKCDYCKKGMDRHCPNRTVLGILKRDGAFAEFLSLPEKNLHVIPDSITDEQAVFVEPLAAAFEIKEQVSLQPQWSVAVVGDGRLAQLIIRVLKFTCPNITCFGRHKSKLESLINLGVKIKIDIEPSDEQSFDLVVEATGSNSGFADTMKLIKPRGTVVLKSTIASRENLDLTPTVVNEITLVGSRCGLFKPAIDALATGMISVDSMIDSTFSLEKFSEAIEHAKKPDTLKVFLRP from the coding sequence ATGAAAGCCACATTTTTTGATGGTAAAAAAATGAATTATGATGAAAACTATCCTGATCCAAAACCTGGTGAAGCATTAGTCAGAGTTAACTTGGCAGGAATTTGTGGTACTGATTTGGAAATTCTATCTGGATACATGGCGTATAATGGAGTGTTAGGTCATGAATTTGTAGGAACTGTGGAGAAATCTGCAAATTCTGAATTGATTGGAAAGAGAGTTGTTGGTGAGATTAATGCTGGATGTAACAAGTGTGATTATTGTAAAAAAGGAATGGATAGACATTGTCCTAACAGAACAGTTCTTGGAATCTTAAAACGAGATGGTGCATTTGCAGAATTTCTTTCATTGCCTGAAAAGAATCTACATGTAATTCCTGATTCTATAACTGATGAACAAGCAGTATTTGTTGAACCGCTAGCTGCTGCATTTGAAATCAAAGAACAAGTCTCATTACAACCGCAATGGAGTGTCGCTGTAGTTGGTGATGGAAGACTAGCTCAGTTAATTATTAGAGTTCTAAAATTTACATGTCCAAATATTACATGCTTTGGTAGACACAAGAGCAAGCTTGAGAGTTTGATAAATCTTGGAGTCAAAATAAAAATTGACATAGAACCATCTGATGAGCAATCATTTGATTTGGTAGTAGAAGCCACTGGAAGCAATTCTGGATTTGCAGATACAATGAAACTGATAAAGCCTCGAGGAACCGTTGTGTTAAAGTCTACTATTGCATCAAGAGAGAATCTTGATTTGACACCTACTGTAGTTAATGAGATAACTTTGGTTGGATCTCGTTGTGGACTGTTCAAACCCGCAATCGATGCACTTGCTACAGGGATGATATCAGTTGACTCTATGATTGACTCTACTTTTTCTTTGGAAAAGTTTTCAGAAGCAATAGAGCATGCAAAGAAGCCCGATACACTCAAGGTATTTCTCAGACCATAA
- a CDS encoding DedA family protein — MEPFDSFLVWIAEFLGDHLYEGIFLAALLETIIPPIPTLAVFPTAGFLASQQGITILGLIPMIILGATGATIGTSAIYLIALKLGRVVLLRYLRFVKVNEKKLERVEIWFEKYGDKAVFLGRMVPVMREMISIPAGLLKMRIPKFVLYTFAGSCIWSTATILSGYYFGEAIGFTTNEITQLP; from the coding sequence ATGGAACCTTTTGACTCTTTTCTAGTTTGGATTGCCGAGTTTTTAGGAGATCATCTCTATGAGGGAATTTTCTTGGCAGCTTTGCTTGAAACTATAATTCCGCCAATTCCTACATTAGCAGTATTTCCAACTGCTGGTTTTTTGGCATCGCAGCAAGGAATTACAATCCTTGGATTAATTCCCATGATAATTCTTGGTGCAACTGGTGCAACCATTGGAACCTCTGCAATCTACCTGATTGCACTAAAGCTTGGACGTGTTGTCTTGTTACGATATCTGAGATTTGTTAAAGTCAATGAAAAAAAACTGGAGCGAGTTGAAATTTGGTTTGAAAAATATGGAGACAAGGCAGTATTTTTGGGACGAATGGTTCCGGTAATGAGAGAAATGATTTCTATTCCAGCCGGATTGCTCAAAATGAGAATTCCAAAATTTGTATTATACACATTTGCAGGATCTTGTATTTGGTCTACTGCAACAATTTTGTCTGGATATTATTTTGGCGAGGCAATAGGATTTACCACTAACGAAATTACACAGTTGCCTTAA
- a CDS encoding DUF72 domain-containing protein: protein MNIKIGCTGWSYQGWSGTFYPKNLKSSQWLKYYSQLFEITEINSTFYKIPAQEIVRRWNADTPRHFRFTAKFPLIITHEKRLENVNSEVFSFLTSLTPIHDKVSALVLQLPPSLSFEEAKPRLGELFDMLPNDFVYPIEGRHESWFSEDAVSYLKQNKHCLVWNEVVGVKNPMPITSDYLYIRLIGNRSIPDSDFGRILNDRSELISSWAKRLKEIQNVPLAMIMANNHFEGFGPATANSLRMQFGMKELIWEEKKQKTLGSF from the coding sequence GTGAATATCAAAATTGGATGTACTGGATGGAGTTATCAAGGATGGTCTGGAACATTTTATCCCAAGAATTTGAAAAGTTCCCAATGGCTAAAATATTATTCCCAGTTATTTGAGATCACAGAAATCAATTCTACATTTTATAAAATTCCAGCTCAAGAAATTGTTAGACGTTGGAATGCAGATACTCCAAGGCATTTTAGATTTACAGCAAAATTTCCATTAATCATAACACATGAAAAGAGGTTGGAGAATGTAAATTCAGAAGTATTTTCATTTTTAACATCACTTACTCCAATTCATGATAAAGTATCAGCACTTGTTTTACAATTGCCACCATCTCTTTCATTTGAAGAAGCAAAACCAAGATTAGGGGAATTGTTTGATATGTTACCTAATGACTTTGTTTATCCTATTGAAGGAAGACATGAATCATGGTTTTCTGAAGATGCAGTTTCATATCTGAAACAAAACAAACATTGCCTTGTATGGAATGAGGTTGTAGGTGTAAAGAATCCAATGCCAATCACATCAGACTATCTATACATTAGATTGATTGGAAACCGTTCCATTCCAGATTCAGATTTTGGTAGAATTTTAAATGACAGATCAGAATTGATTTCTAGTTGGGCAAAAAGATTGAAAGAAATTCAGAATGTGCCATTAGCAATGATAATGGCAAACAATCATTTTGAAGGATTTGGTCCTGCAACTGCAAATTCTTTGAGAATGCAGTTTGGGATGAAAGAATTGATTTGGGAAGAAAAAAAGCAAAAAACATTAGGCAGTTTTTAG
- a CDS encoding uracil-DNA glycosylase, translating to MKSITTLNKKIARCKKCPRLSVYIRDVAKNKVRRFKEEKYYGKPLSGFGDIKAKLLIVGLAPAAHGGNRTGRMFTGDSSGDWLAKAMYKHGFASIPTSQTADDGLILYNAYITAAVRCAPPQNKPTKEEMNACFGYLEQEKEILKNITVILCLGKIAYDATCKLYNVKSEKFGHNKLFTYDGFQILTSYHPSKQNTQTGRLTWDQWSAVFAKAKKLTK from the coding sequence ATGAAATCAATTACAACACTAAACAAAAAGATTGCAAGATGCAAAAAATGTCCAAGACTATCAGTGTACATTAGAGATGTTGCAAAAAACAAAGTAAGACGATTCAAGGAAGAAAAATACTATGGTAAACCATTATCAGGTTTTGGAGATATTAAAGCCAAATTACTAATTGTTGGACTAGCACCAGCAGCTCATGGAGGAAACAGAACAGGAAGAATGTTTACAGGGGATTCATCAGGAGATTGGTTAGCAAAAGCAATGTACAAACATGGTTTTGCATCAATTCCAACCAGTCAAACTGCAGATGATGGTTTGATATTATACAATGCATACATCACTGCAGCAGTAAGATGTGCACCTCCTCAAAACAAACCGACTAAAGAAGAGATGAATGCTTGTTTTGGATATCTAGAACAAGAAAAAGAAATCCTAAAAAACATTACAGTGATTTTGTGTCTTGGAAAAATTGCATATGATGCAACATGTAAGTTGTACAATGTGAAATCAGAAAAGTTTGGACATAACAAATTGTTTACTTATGACGGATTTCAAATATTAACATCATACCATCCATCAAAACAAAATACTCAAACAGGAAGATTAACCTGGGATCAGTGGTCTGCTGTGTTTGCAAAAGCAAAGAAATTAACAAAATAA
- a CDS encoding nitroreductase family protein has product METFDAIKKRRSVKHYDPNHKLTNDEIEKIMSLAVLSPTSFNMQNWRFVLVKDPEIRKQIRAASWDQVQVTDASLLIVICADLKAWKENPIQYWKNVPKEAQDFLVSAMGPFYEGNDQLQRDEAMRSCGIAAQTIMLTGKAMGYDSNPMIGFEPEKVAKIINLPDNHIISMMMVIGKQIQPPMPRGGQLSLDKVVFTDRFS; this is encoded by the coding sequence ATGGAGACGTTTGATGCCATCAAGAAAAGACGTTCTGTAAAACACTACGATCCTAATCATAAACTTACAAATGATGAAATAGAAAAAATAATGTCACTGGCTGTTTTATCACCAACATCATTTAATATGCAAAACTGGAGATTTGTTTTAGTAAAAGATCCAGAAATTAGAAAACAAATTCGTGCAGCTTCATGGGATCAAGTTCAGGTAACTGATGCATCATTGCTCATAGTAATTTGTGCTGACTTGAAAGCATGGAAAGAAAATCCCATACAATATTGGAAGAATGTGCCCAAAGAGGCTCAAGACTTTTTGGTATCTGCAATGGGTCCATTTTACGAGGGAAATGATCAGTTGCAAAGAGATGAGGCAATGAGGTCTTGTGGAATTGCAGCTCAAACAATCATGCTCACAGGAAAAGCAATGGGATATGATTCTAATCCAATGATAGGTTTTGAGCCTGAAAAAGTGGCTAAAATCATCAATCTGCCAGATAATCACATCATTTCGATGATGATGGTAATAGGCAAGCAAATTCAACCTCCAATGCCCCGAGGAGGACAGCTTTCATTGGACAAGGTGGTCTTTACCGACAGGTTTTCATAA